A single window of Dermacentor albipictus isolate Rhodes 1998 colony chromosome 1, USDA_Dalb.pri_finalv2, whole genome shotgun sequence DNA harbors:
- the LOC135911049 gene encoding uncharacterized protein: MLRPRQLKRLLLLLVFLVRTVAEESANSVLHRQQDDHGNYEFGFNIEGLSWDQFQQESGDALGRKTGAYGFRDNDGRLRLVEYVADELGFRVKVQTNEPGTQDTAMPSAVIDAKTPASSVAPDAPASTSSSTPLESTREPIVSPPPARLLRRLSPLPPMLPRSLAAAMVSKVPSASEPGAKAVKISDRYVDAQEPQREQTSSSLRLPPTKSLSEKFETPLLPTGAVKMDSHPALRQYSPNIFQLGRPVYLGQAAPAPYYQNHPPPNQYHHSAAGPSAAGVPYPPPPQPRDNRAKGAALVPKEVNGKIVPQVALIRADGSLSTDEPYPADAYPQRPHQGPRPHSNVYHRPALPLPGSQLFSSHQNTQNVGNIFPINTVHPGSLGFPAEPFPFYGPGGYYGQSGASLLTPQQQQLPPSVPGYQPLPQGLTVNYFLANSLPLAGRPVQAAQAVQPQPRPNQQSLLPQLQRPRVIDPAYLSQRVDSVPLHAAPLAPHQSQSVVPSLSDGPQLLYGQRLYPQARQSFGFQGAIPYRSSRGAPAVQEEYVSSPTLALQDDYARRLPPSYASPQRQHETVPAA; the protein is encoded by the exons CTGAAGCGGCTTCTTCTGCTGTTGGTGTTCTTGGTGCGGACGGTGGCTGAGGAGTCAGCCAACAGCGTCTTACATCGACAGCAAGAC GACCACGGGAACTACGAATTTGGATTCAATATCGAGGGCCTATCGTGGGACCAATTCCAGCAAGAATCCGGTGACGCACTTGGCCGCAAGACGGGTGCCTATGGTTTTCGCGATAACGACGGTCGCCTCAGGCTCGTCGAATACGTGGCCGACGAGCTTGGATTCCGGGTAAAGGTTCAGACCAACGAGCCCGGAACTCAAGACACCGCAATGCCTTCTGCAGTCATAGACGCAAAGACCCCTGCCTCAAGCGTCGCACCCGATGCTCCTGCATCGACGTCGTCTTCGACGCCTCTGGAGAGCACCCGCGAACCCATCGTGTCTCCGCCGCCAGCACGACTACTAAGACGACTCTCGCCCTTGCCTCCTATGCTTCCACGCAGCTTGGCTGCGGCCATGGTAAGCAAGGTTCCCTCCGCCAGTGAGCCAGGTGCGAAAGCCGTGAAAATCTCGGACCGCTATGTCGATGCACAGGAACCGCAGCGAGAGCAAACGTCGTCGTCTCTCAGGCTTCCTCCCACCAAGAGCCTATCCGAGAAGTTCGAGACTCCGCTGTTGCCCACAGGAGCAGTGAAGATGGACTCTCACCCTGCTCTTCGTCAGTACAGCCCTAACATATTCCAGCTCGGACGACCCGTGTACCTAGGGCAAGCTGCGCCCGCGCCGTACTATCAGAACCATCCTCCTCCTAACCAATACCATCACTCGGCCGCTGGTCCGTCGGCTGCTGGCGTGCCGTACCCACCGCCGCCTCAGCCGAGAGACAATCGCGCCAAGGGTGCAGCCCTTGTGCCAAAAGAAGTGAACGGCAAAATAGTGCCTCAGGTGGCCCTGATCAGAGCCGACGGCAGCCTGTCGACCGACGAGCCGTACCCAGCCGACGCGTACCCTCAGCGACCGCACCAGGGGCCGCGGCCGCACTCGAACGTGTACCATAGGCCAGCGTTGCCGCTTCCTGGCTCGCAGCTATTCTCGAGCCACCAGAACACGCAAAACGTCGGAAACATATTTCCCATCAACACGGTGCACCCAGGGAGTCTAGGCTTCCCTGCGGAGCCATTCCCATTTTACGGTCCCGGAGGTTACTACGGTCAGAGTGGCGCGTCGTTGCTGACACCCCAACAACAGCAGCTGCCACCTTCTGTTCCCGGCTACCAGCCGCTTCCTCAAGGGCTCACCGTCAACTACTTCCTAGCCAACTCACTTCCACTTGCCGGCCGCCCAGTGCAAGCAGCGCAGGCGGTCCAACCACAGCCTCGACCCAATCAACAATCACTCCTTCCACAGCTGCAGCGGCCCCGCGTCATCGATCCAGCATACCTCTCACAAAGGGTAGATTCCGTACCTTTGCACGCGGCGCCACTAGCGCCACACCAGTCACAATCCGTGGTGCCGTCATTGTCTGATGGACCGCAGCTGTTGTACGGCCAGAGACTGTACCCGCAAGCTCGCCAGAGCTTCGGCTTTCAGGGAGCCATTCCTTACCGCTCCTCCCGTGGTGCACCTGCCGTTCAAGAAGAGTACGTGTCGTCGCCTACGCTTGCTTTGCAGGACGACTACGCGCGTCGGCTGCCCCCTTCGTACGCCTCGCCGCAGCGGCAGCACGAGACAGTGCCAGCGGCTTGA